A single window of [Clostridium] hylemonae DSM 15053 DNA harbors:
- a CDS encoding amidohydrolase family protein, with translation MKKSYLIICGKLFDGIREELQPHMEILVEGNKIVSTGRNLSRPKEVEIIDLGHLTVTPGMIDAHVHGNLMRWQETDNILFQSEGYSTLAFLHTAQRCLERGFTTIRCNGMGPGGYGIVDVREVISRGLFPAARMNVGAHMLGGPGMPGDMSMYASTNEPLSDFMQIKTIGSGRDFFRDQVRREVKYGTDFIKIFLSGSFLSPDGGPEISYLDDEELEIIIRTAHDLGKPVTAHVYPPRMMKKLLEFGIDGMEHGALMDEETARTFEKQDTYLVPTFSPFQDVIEGNDELVDMNTEDSRMKLRKYAPQLRESREIIRGSQIRLGFGSDFCAVHQPYESWYEYRSWMRSGMGAFRTLKAATSVNAGILRMDHLIGTIEPGKLADISGWHRDLMEDCDALSECDFVMKDGNVYPAGNTVVDEYTV, from the coding sequence ATGAAAAAGTCATATTTAATTATTTGCGGAAAGCTTTTTGACGGTATCCGCGAAGAACTGCAGCCTCATATGGAGATACTTGTGGAGGGAAATAAAATAGTATCTACAGGCAGGAACCTGTCCAGACCAAAAGAGGTGGAGATAATTGATCTGGGGCATCTGACGGTGACTCCGGGAATGATCGACGCCCATGTGCACGGGAATCTGATGCGCTGGCAGGAGACGGACAATATATTGTTTCAGTCGGAGGGGTACAGTACGCTTGCTTTCCTGCACACTGCGCAGCGCTGTCTCGAGCGGGGGTTTACGACAATACGGTGCAACGGCATGGGACCGGGGGGATACGGGATCGTGGACGTCAGAGAGGTGATCAGCAGGGGACTTTTTCCGGCGGCGCGGATGAATGTGGGGGCACATATGCTGGGCGGCCCGGGAATGCCGGGGGATATGAGCATGTACGCGAGCACGAACGAGCCGTTATCTGACTTTATGCAGATCAAAACGATCGGCAGCGGCAGAGACTTTTTCAGGGATCAGGTGCGCAGAGAGGTAAAATACGGCACAGACTTTATAAAGATATTTTTGTCCGGCAGTTTTTTGAGCCCGGACGGAGGTCCGGAGATCAGTTATCTTGATGACGAAGAGCTGGAGATCATCATCAGGACGGCCCACGACCTGGGGAAACCGGTCACGGCCCATGTTTATCCGCCCCGCATGATGAAAAAGCTGCTGGAGTTCGGGATCGACGGAATGGAGCACGGGGCGCTCATGGATGAAGAGACAGCGCGCACGTTTGAAAAACAGGATACATATCTCGTTCCTACATTTTCACCGTTTCAGGATGTAATAGAAGGAAATGATGAACTTGTGGACATGAATACTGAGGACAGCCGTATGAAGCTCAGGAAGTATGCGCCGCAGCTCAGGGAAAGCAGAGAGATCATCCGCGGCAGCCAGATACGGCTCGGGTTTGGATCAGATTTCTGTGCTGTACATCAGCCGTATGAAAGCTGGTATGAATACCGCAGCTGGATGCGGTCCGGCATGGGGGCGTTCAGAACACTGAAGGCCGCCACGAGCGTAAATGCAGGCATACTGAGGATGGACCATTTGATCGGGACGATCGAGCCGGGCAAACTTGCGGATATCTCCGGCTGGCACAGAGATCTGATGGAAGACTGCGACGCCCTGAGCGAGTGTGATTTTGTCATGAAAGACGGAAACGTTTATCCTGCCGGCAATACTGTTGTGGACGAATATACAGTATAG
- a CDS encoding M24 family metallopeptidase → MKTLEERRKKLCRLLREEGIQKAVIGEPMNIVYLTGIHIVPYERFYGLVADAEKEEFTMINPGVDTGCMKGTLREVTYQDENGPFEAVKEVVGTCDVLAVDKKYYSMAVGELFSGLQCRITDIGMCAAKLRMYKDDREVETMQFAAKIVDEAIAYVSDRIRPGMTEKELNMMLYTYMSRYPGFITDEFIILVLAAANSANPHGVSGDYAFKEGDIVLMDFCAYYNYYWSDITRCVFVGEAKDPKLVEIYEIVRRANLAAISAVRPGVKAKEIDKAARDVITEAGYGELFLHRTGHGLGLSVHEEPYITAVNELVLEEGMTFTIEPGIYIEGTGGVRIEDDILVTKDGCRILTGTSKKLEDHIIRY, encoded by the coding sequence ATGAAGACATTGGAAGAGAGAAGAAAAAAATTATGCAGACTTCTGCGGGAGGAGGGAATCCAGAAGGCGGTCATCGGTGAACCGATGAACATTGTTTATCTAACAGGTATCCATATCGTTCCGTACGAGCGGTTCTACGGTTTGGTCGCGGACGCTGAAAAAGAGGAGTTCACCATGATCAATCCAGGTGTGGATACCGGATGTATGAAAGGTACATTGAGAGAAGTCACATATCAGGACGAAAACGGACCGTTTGAGGCTGTAAAAGAAGTGGTGGGGACGTGTGACGTTCTCGCTGTCGACAAGAAGTATTACTCTATGGCAGTGGGAGAGCTGTTCTCGGGACTGCAGTGCAGGATCACAGATATCGGCATGTGCGCCGCGAAGCTCCGCATGTACAAAGACGACCGCGAAGTGGAGACGATGCAGTTCGCGGCAAAGATCGTAGATGAAGCCATCGCGTATGTATCAGACAGGATCAGGCCTGGAATGACGGAAAAGGAATTAAACATGATGCTGTATACTTATATGTCCCGGTATCCGGGATTCATTACGGATGAGTTCATAATCCTTGTGCTCGCCGCGGCCAACTCTGCCAATCCCCACGGGGTAAGCGGGGACTATGCCTTCAAAGAAGGGGATATTGTGCTGATGGATTTCTGCGCGTATTACAATTATTACTGGTCAGATATCACAAGATGTGTATTTGTCGGCGAGGCAAAGGATCCAAAGCTTGTGGAGATCTATGAGATCGTGCGCAGGGCAAACCTGGCGGCGATCAGTGCGGTCCGCCCGGGGGTAAAGGCGAAGGAGATTGACAAAGCTGCGCGGGACGTTATCACCGAGGCCGGATATGGCGAATTGTTTCTGCACCGTACAGGGCACGGGCTCGGTCTGAGTGTGCATGAGGAACCGTATATAACGGCTGTAAATGAACTGGTGCTGGAAGAAGGAATGACCTTTACGATCGAACCGGGGATCTATATAGAAGGAACCGGCGGCGTGCGCATAGAGGATGATATTCTTGTGACAAAAGACGGATGCAGAATCCTGACCGGTACATCAAAGAAACTGGAAGACCACATTATTCGATACTAA
- a CDS encoding MFS transporter, with amino-acid sequence MKKENKTTGKLKGNMPTLIILIISGALIYALPYFRSYYYDSFVKLFNISNTQMGALGSAFGGASVFAYCLGGFCADRWPARGLMTISLIAAGLCGFILLLYPPYGVVFMVHLVWGITSILTFWSALVKAIRSLADSDEQGKAFGFFEGGRGIVNMVQSAIILALFGYISKAVSEKAALSAIIAIYSTICILLGAMVFFMFKEPERTDGVPEKLFNIPVLKRVAKMPTTWLQILVIFCSYAMIISYFYITPYATSAFGASAIIAAALGYFSQYCRPVGCFVSGILADKFGSSKICAISYVIMIAGIAGLIVTPGSPSMIWMILVFIAAIYASMYAIQSMHYAIMEEGDYPLEITGTATAIITPIGYSAEFFMPIIGGMCLDHWNNSETGYKVFFGILGALALIGLIAILAWMVITKEKRMQIMAEKNNGKE; translated from the coding sequence ATGAAGAAGGAGAACAAGACAACGGGCAAGTTAAAAGGTAATATGCCGACCTTGATCATATTGATCATTTCCGGCGCGCTCATATATGCGCTGCCTTATTTCAGAAGTTATTATTATGATTCATTTGTAAAACTTTTCAATATCAGCAATACGCAGATGGGCGCTCTTGGCAGTGCGTTCGGAGGGGCCAGCGTGTTTGCGTATTGTCTCGGAGGCTTCTGTGCCGACCGCTGGCCGGCGAGAGGGCTGATGACCATTTCTCTTATTGCGGCCGGACTCTGTGGTTTTATACTTCTGCTGTACCCGCCGTATGGGGTTGTATTTATGGTCCATCTCGTGTGGGGCATCACGTCAATACTTACGTTCTGGAGCGCGCTTGTTAAGGCGATACGCTCTCTGGCAGATTCGGACGAACAGGGAAAGGCATTCGGCTTTTTTGAAGGAGGACGAGGTATCGTCAATATGGTACAGTCCGCCATCATACTTGCACTGTTCGGATATATCTCCAAGGCGGTATCCGAAAAAGCAGCCCTGTCTGCCATCATTGCAATCTACTCTACGATATGTATCCTTCTGGGGGCCATGGTATTCTTTATGTTTAAGGAACCGGAGCGTACCGATGGGGTGCCGGAGAAATTATTCAACATACCGGTGCTTAAGCGTGTGGCGAAAATGCCTACTACATGGCTGCAGATTCTCGTTATCTTCTGTTCCTATGCAATGATAATAAGCTACTTTTATATTACACCGTATGCGACTTCCGCGTTTGGTGCGTCCGCTATCATCGCGGCGGCGCTCGGGTATTTCTCGCAATACTGCCGCCCGGTCGGCTGTTTTGTATCCGGCATACTGGCAGATAAGTTCGGTTCCTCAAAGATATGCGCCATATCCTATGTCATAATGATCGCCGGCATCGCCGGGCTGATCGTGACGCCGGGCAGTCCTTCCATGATATGGATGATCCTTGTGTTCATCGCTGCGATCTACGCGTCCATGTACGCCATCCAGTCCATGCACTATGCGATCATGGAGGAGGGGGATTACCCGCTTGAGATCACCGGAACTGCGACCGCGATCATCACGCCAATAGGATACAGTGCAGAATTCTTCATGCCGATCATAGGAGGCATGTGCCTGGACCACTGGAATAATTCAGAGACCGGATACAAGGTTTTCTTCGGTATCCTGGGAGCGCTGGCGCTGATCGGGCTCATAGCAATCCTTGCATGGATGGTGATCACGAAGGAAAAGCGGATGCAGATCATGGCGGAAAAGAATAATGGAAAAGAATAA
- a CDS encoding GntR family transcriptional regulator — MSENKPKYKIIEHDLIEKIQSGELPSGAELPSESQLIAAYGVSRVTARRAIDELYHHGYIEKMQGKRTCVRRTARLQELTSISSYTEEIIRQGMTPGRKVIRSEIRISSPEEVEKLQLRKADPVFYLERIYYADDTPLCFTQTTLPYEIFRDIEGYDFKNSSLYKIIEENYKVKISTTALKLKAVPAYGDVMKHLDISRDTPLLYSSGLTYGVTEDSEIPIELFTTYYLTDHFEYTLTQSRNQN; from the coding sequence ATGAGCGAAAACAAACCGAAATATAAAATAATTGAACACGATTTGATCGAGAAAATACAGTCGGGAGAACTGCCAAGCGGTGCGGAACTGCCGAGCGAATCCCAACTTATAGCCGCCTACGGCGTCAGCCGTGTGACGGCGCGCCGGGCTATCGATGAGCTTTATCATCACGGATATATCGAAAAAATGCAGGGGAAACGCACGTGTGTCAGAAGAACCGCACGGCTCCAGGAACTTACTTCCATCTCCAGCTACACAGAAGAGATCATACGACAGGGCATGACGCCAGGACGCAAAGTGATCAGATCCGAGATACGCATAAGCAGCCCGGAGGAGGTAGAAAAACTCCAGCTTCGGAAAGCAGACCCGGTATTTTATCTGGAACGTATATACTATGCGGACGACACGCCGCTGTGCTTTACCCAGACCACGCTTCCATATGAGATCTTCCGTGATATCGAGGGCTATGACTTCAAAAACAGTTCTCTCTATAAGATCATCGAAGAAAACTACAAGGTGAAGATATCAACTACCGCGCTGAAGCTGAAGGCAGTCCCTGCATACGGGGACGTCATGAAGCATCTCGATATAAGCAGGGATACCCCTCTGCTCTATTCCTCAGGTCTGACCTATGGTGTGACAGAGGACAGTGAGATACCCATTGAACTTTTTACAACGTATTATCTGACAGACCATTTTGAATATACGCTGACACAGAGCAGAAATCAGAATTAA
- a CDS encoding ADP-ribosylglycohydrolase family protein, whose product MKDKILGVLYGMAIGDAMGMPPELWSRKRVLEHYGEIVDFLDGCPENIISYQYKAGQFTDDTSQALTILDSLAETDFVPSAESIAEHILRWAERENAFENNILGPTSKVALQLFREGKDARSFSDEAVSNGAAMRIAPVGTLFEPEDRERLSDYVAAISQVTHTSDITIAGASMIAMAVASAMKYGDRERMIEDALSVESYAMSLGASTPSPSLSARTKLAVGYAREYREDSRAFLEHIYNIIGAGVNTSESVPAALAIAYYSFDVRTCALLCANLGGDTDTIGAMAAAICGGAAGTAGIPDSYMAKIRQANKVDLEKYAQLLAEKRGKV is encoded by the coding sequence ATGAAAGACAAGATATTGGGAGTTTTATACGGAATGGCCATCGGAGATGCGATGGGTATGCCTCCGGAGCTTTGGAGCAGAAAGCGGGTGCTGGAGCATTATGGGGAGATCGTGGATTTCCTGGACGGTTGTCCGGAAAATATTATTTCCTATCAATATAAAGCAGGGCAGTTTACAGACGATACGAGCCAGGCGCTGACCATCCTCGACAGTCTGGCGGAAACAGATTTTGTGCCGTCCGCCGAAAGTATAGCGGAGCATATTTTAAGATGGGCGGAGAGGGAGAATGCATTTGAAAATAACATTCTCGGTCCGACCTCCAAGGTTGCGCTGCAGCTGTTCCGGGAGGGAAAAGATGCCCGGAGCTTCTCGGATGAGGCGGTATCCAACGGCGCGGCTATGAGGATCGCGCCGGTTGGCACACTGTTTGAACCGGAAGACAGAGAGCGGCTCAGCGATTACGTTGCCGCCATCTCGCAGGTGACCCACACGAGCGATATCACGATCGCCGGAGCGTCCATGATCGCCATGGCTGTGGCGTCGGCAATGAAATATGGGGACAGGGAGCGGATGATAGAAGATGCCCTGTCTGTAGAATCGTATGCCATGTCGCTAGGGGCGTCCACGCCGAGTCCGTCTCTTAGTGCCAGGACAAAGCTGGCTGTGGGTTACGCCAGAGAGTACCGAGAAGACAGCAGGGCATTTCTGGAACATATATACAACATAATCGGCGCCGGTGTAAATACATCAGAGTCAGTACCGGCAGCGCTGGCGATCGCTTATTACAGCTTTGATGTCAGGACATGTGCGCTGCTTTGTGCCAATCTAGGAGGAGACACGGATACGATCGGCGCCATGGCGGCGGCCATATGCGGAGGAGCCGCAGGTACCGCCGGCATTCCGGATTCCTATATGGCGAAGATCAGGCAGGCGAATAAAGTAGATCTGGAAAAGTACGCACAATTGCTGGCAGAGAAACGGGGGAAGGTTTGA
- a CDS encoding PfkB family carbohydrate kinase, translated as MSKKCLIIGAAMLDIIMEIDRLPRSGEDIYAKAQKMTVGGCAYNAADIMKHFHAEHTLFAPLGTGMYAEVIEEELKKNGHESAVKSGRMDNGYCLCMVEADGERTFVTLPGIESVFEKEWFDSLNMEDYESVYVSGYEIEGAGGDVILDFLERSPELLVYYAPGPRISYIPAEKADRMYSLHPVLHLNETESLAASGADTAEEAAERLEEMTQNTVIITMGAGGVLLREEGRTSVIQAEKAEVADTIGAGDSHIGAVMAMRASGADFEKAVRTANKVSALVVGVKGPTLTKEQFEKGL; from the coding sequence ATGAGTAAAAAGTGTCTGATAATAGGAGCCGCAATGCTGGATATCATCATGGAGATAGACCGGCTTCCGCGGTCCGGCGAAGATATCTATGCGAAGGCCCAGAAGATGACGGTGGGCGGCTGCGCGTATAACGCCGCGGATATAATGAAGCATTTTCACGCGGAGCATACGTTATTCGCCCCGCTTGGGACAGGGATGTATGCGGAAGTTATCGAAGAGGAACTTAAAAAGAACGGGCATGAAAGCGCTGTAAAGTCCGGTCGTATGGACAATGGATACTGTCTGTGTATGGTAGAGGCAGACGGTGAGAGAACATTCGTCACCTTGCCGGGGATCGAGTCTGTATTTGAGAAGGAATGGTTTGACTCACTGAACATGGAAGACTATGAGTCCGTCTATGTGAGCGGTTATGAGATAGAAGGGGCGGGCGGAGATGTCATACTTGATTTTCTGGAGCGTTCGCCGGAGCTTCTCGTGTATTATGCCCCTGGTCCGAGGATCTCTTACATCCCTGCCGAAAAGGCGGACAGGATGTACAGCCTGCATCCGGTCCTCCACCTCAACGAGACGGAAAGCCTGGCGGCTTCCGGCGCGGATACGGCAGAAGAGGCGGCAGAACGTCTGGAAGAGATGACTCAGAATACAGTCATTATTACGATGGGAGCGGGGGGTGTCCTTCTCCGTGAAGAGGGCAGAACTTCCGTTATACAAGCGGAAAAAGCAGAAGTGGCAGATACGATCGGCGCGGGCGATTCACATATCGGCGCGGTCATGGCGATGCGTGCGTCCGGCGCTGATTTTGAAAAAGCCGTAAGGACGGCCAACAAAGTCTCGGCGCTGGTCGTAGGCGTGAAGGGACCGACATTGACGAAAGAACAATTTGAGAAAGGACTATAA
- the pnuC gene encoding nicotinamide riboside transporter PnuC yields MEKTKRIFADWSRFEICWLVLSTVIMIVLSVIWGDNLLALISGITGILGVVLAAKGKVSTYIFATVNVAIYALLTFQNHLYGEFMLNAFYYIPMNFIGFYLWSKHKDNESGEVEGKKLTGKQTVILFAAVAVVVLVYWQILSRIGGQLALIDAMSTVFSVVALIMQVARYAEQWLLWIIVNVVSVVMWLLLIGKDSSAVTMVVMWIAYLFNSVYGYYNWRKLAAKNVDNK; encoded by the coding sequence ATGGAAAAGACAAAAAGAATTTTTGCAGACTGGAGCAGGTTTGAGATCTGCTGGCTCGTATTATCTACGGTTATCATGATCGTGCTCAGTGTTATATGGGGGGACAACCTTCTTGCGCTCATCAGCGGTATCACCGGTATCCTTGGGGTGGTGCTGGCGGCGAAGGGAAAAGTGAGCACTTATATTTTTGCGACGGTCAATGTTGCCATATATGCGCTTCTTACATTTCAGAATCATTTATACGGTGAGTTCATGCTGAACGCGTTCTATTATATTCCGATGAACTTTATCGGCTTTTACCTCTGGTCCAAGCATAAAGACAATGAGAGCGGGGAAGTGGAAGGCAAGAAGCTGACCGGTAAGCAGACGGTCATACTGTTTGCGGCAGTGGCAGTCGTTGTGCTCGTGTACTGGCAGATCTTAAGCCGTATCGGCGGACAGCTTGCGCTCATTGACGCCATGTCGACCGTATTTTCGGTGGTCGCTCTCATTATGCAGGTTGCAAGATATGCAGAACAGTGGCTTCTGTGGATCATTGTAAATGTCGTATCGGTCGTTATGTGGCTGCTTCTCATCGGGAAAGATTCTTCCGCGGTGACGATGGTCGTCATGTGGATCGCATATCTTTTCAATTCTGTGTACGGATATTATAACTGGAGGAAACTGGCGGCGAAAAATGTAGACAACAAATAG
- a CDS encoding MurR/RpiR family transcriptional regulator, giving the protein MKELRETINNANLTKTQKMIARYVLDNSADACFMTSTEIALKLGVSESSVIRFSRSLGFDGFMDFQKNLRKDYQDKVLSISSSITVPSQRVAKRAKLDTSSDYINRHFKNAAKNMEAVFVNNSTALFEEAAEAIISSKRKYIISSRGNSCLGDYFLLYLKHMLPNVEMTNTASISPVDHMCNISKDDCVVAFSFPRYSSIDKISARMAYEVGAKIIVITDKPSALLAQYATVLFTVPVDSNTFFNSMVAPQFVAEALLDTVSHKVKGIERRLKKIDKYLGELGNY; this is encoded by the coding sequence ATGAAAGAATTAAGGGAAACTATTAACAATGCCAATCTCACCAAGACACAAAAGATGATCGCGAGATACGTGTTGGACAACTCTGCTGATGCCTGCTTTATGACCTCCACCGAAATAGCATTAAAATTAGGAGTCAGCGAATCCTCTGTCATACGCTTCAGCCGCTCCCTGGGATTCGACGGTTTTATGGATTTTCAGAAAAACCTGCGCAAGGATTACCAGGACAAAGTTCTCAGCATCTCAAGTTCTATAACAGTACCTTCACAGAGAGTGGCAAAGAGAGCAAAGCTCGATACGAGCTCCGACTATATTAACAGACATTTTAAAAACGCGGCCAAAAATATGGAGGCAGTATTTGTAAATAACAGCACGGCGCTTTTCGAGGAAGCCGCTGAAGCTATCATATCAAGCAAAAGGAAATATATTATTTCCTCCCGGGGCAACAGCTGTCTCGGCGACTATTTTCTGCTGTATCTGAAGCATATGCTTCCCAATGTGGAAATGACGAATACCGCGTCGATCAGCCCGGTGGATCATATGTGCAACATCTCGAAGGACGACTGTGTGGTGGCATTCAGTTTCCCGCGTTATTCTTCCATCGATAAAATATCTGCCAGAATGGCGTATGAGGTGGGCGCAAAGATCATAGTGATCACGGACAAACCAAGCGCGCTGCTCGCCCAGTACGCTACTGTTCTGTTCACGGTTCCCGTGGACAGCAATACCTTTTTCAACTCGATGGTCGCCCCGCAGTTCGTAGCCGAAGCGTTGCTCGATACGGTCAGCCATAAAGTAAAAGGAATTGAACGCCGCCTGAAGAAAATCGATAAATACCTCGGCGAATTAGGAAACTATTGA
- the ald gene encoding alanine dehydrogenase: MKVGCVKEIKNNEFRVGMTPDNVKSYVNAGHEVYIEKGAGVGSGFMDPEYEAAGAKMIDTAKEVWDTVEMMIKVKEPLPDEYPLFHEGLILYTYLHLAADKPQTDALLNGKVKGVAYETLIERNGSIPLLAPMSQIAGRLSIQEGAKYLEKTFGGEGVLLAGVPGTPKANIVILGGGSVGTNACKIAVGMGANVTIMDINLQRLAYLDDIFGARIQTLVSTDANIENVIKDADLVIGSVLIPGKAAPKIFKKKYLKEMKPGAVFVDVAVDQGGCGETTKVTYHDDPIYEVDGIVHYCVGNMPGAVPRTSTIALTNATLNYGLQIANKGLEKACTDNDVIYSAINTYDGKLTCKNVADSFDSYEYVDIKSLW; encoded by the coding sequence GTGAAAGTAGGATGCGTAAAAGAGATTAAAAACAATGAATTCCGTGTAGGTATGACACCTGACAACGTAAAGAGTTATGTAAATGCAGGTCACGAAGTTTACATTGAAAAAGGAGCTGGTGTAGGTTCCGGATTCATGGACCCAGAGTACGAAGCAGCAGGCGCTAAGATGATCGACACTGCTAAAGAAGTTTGGGATACAGTTGAAATGATGATCAAGGTTAAAGAGCCATTGCCGGATGAGTATCCATTATTCCACGAAGGCCTGATTCTTTATACATATCTTCATCTTGCAGCTGACAAGCCGCAGACAGACGCTCTTTTGAACGGAAAAGTGAAAGGTGTTGCTTACGAGACATTGATCGAGAGAAACGGAAGCATTCCGCTTCTTGCTCCAATGAGCCAGATCGCTGGACGCTTAAGTATCCAGGAAGGCGCTAAATATCTTGAGAAGACATTCGGCGGAGAAGGCGTTCTCCTTGCCGGCGTACCAGGAACACCAAAGGCTAATATCGTTATCCTCGGCGGCGGTTCCGTTGGAACGAACGCTTGTAAGATCGCTGTAGGTATGGGCGCTAACGTAACGATCATGGATATCAACCTCCAGAGACTTGCATATCTGGATGATATCTTCGGAGCACGTATCCAGACATTGGTATCAACAGATGCCAACATCGAAAATGTAATAAAGGACGCAGACCTCGTGATCGGATCTGTATTGATCCCAGGTAAAGCTGCTCCTAAGATCTTCAAGAAGAAATATCTCAAAGAGATGAAACCAGGCGCTGTATTCGTAGACGTTGCTGTTGACCAGGGCGGATGTGGCGAGACAACAAAGGTTACATACCATGATGATCCGATCTACGAGGTAGACGGAATCGTTCACTACTGTGTAGGTAACATGCCGGGTGCAGTTCCAAGAACATCTACGATTGCACTTACAAACGCTACATTAAACTACGGCTTACAGATCGCTAACAAGGGCCTTGAGAAGGCTTGTACAGATAACGACGTAATCTACTCTGCGATCAATACATATGACGGAAAACTCACATGTAAGAACGTTGCAGACAGCTTTGACAGCTATGAATACGTAGATATCAAATCTTTATGGTAA
- a CDS encoding GntR family transcriptional regulator → MLIEIDFNSDEALYIQLRNQIIMGIATATIHEGDPLPSVRQLADTIGINMHTVNKAYSILKQEGFIQLDRRRGAVIAIDVNKVQALEEMKRQLQIVLAKGSCKNITRDEVHALVDEIFEEYC, encoded by the coding sequence ATGCTGATAGAGATTGATTTTAACAGTGATGAAGCGTTATACATCCAACTGCGCAACCAGATTATCATGGGGATCGCCACGGCTACGATCCACGAGGGAGATCCGCTGCCTTCCGTGCGGCAGCTTGCGGACACGATAGGCATTAATATGCATACCGTGAACAAGGCGTACAGTATACTGAAGCAGGAAGGGTTTATACAGCTGGACCGCAGAAGAGGCGCCGTGATAGCTATTGATGTCAATAAGGTGCAGGCGTTGGAGGAAATGAAGCGGCAGCTTCAGATCGTCCTGGCAAAGGGCAGCTGCAAGAACATTACGAGAGATGAGGTCCATGCGCTGGTGGATGAGATATTTGAAGAATATTGTTAA